A region from the Stutzerimonas stutzeri genome encodes:
- the aldA gene encoding aldehyde dehydrogenase: MTDATTYQNYIDGAFVACDNLIEVRNPATGAVLSRVPESDAATAERAIAAARAAQKGWSLKPAVERAGHLRAIASKIRQNAELLARVITEEGGKIQSLALVEVNFTADYLDYMAEWARRIEGEIITSDRPGENIFLFRKPLGVVAGILPWNFPFFLIARKMAPALVTGNTIVIKPSEETPNNCFEFAKLVAETDLPKGVFNVVCGSGAGVGSALTTSDKIDMISFTGSVGTGQRIMAAAAQNVTKLNLELGGKAPAIVMNDADLDLAVSAIRASRIINTGQVCNCAERVYVQRGVAEQFIERIAGALAETRYGDPIAQADVEMGPLINEAGLRKVEQMVRTAQSQGAQLVTGGAVADLGKGFHYQPTLLANCSHDMEIMRKEVFGPVLPVQIIDDLDEAIALANDCEYGLTSSIYTRDLSTAMKAAAGLDFGETYINRENFEAMQGYHAGVRKSGIGGADGKHGLYEYTHTHAVYVQS; this comes from the coding sequence ATGACTGACGCAACCACCTACCAGAACTACATCGACGGCGCCTTCGTCGCCTGCGACAACCTCATCGAGGTGCGCAACCCGGCCACCGGCGCGGTGCTTTCCCGCGTGCCCGAATCCGACGCAGCCACCGCCGAACGCGCCATCGCGGCCGCCCGCGCTGCGCAGAAAGGCTGGAGCCTGAAGCCCGCCGTCGAGCGCGCCGGGCACCTGCGCGCTATCGCCAGCAAGATCCGCCAGAACGCCGAGCTCCTGGCCCGCGTCATCACCGAGGAAGGCGGCAAGATCCAGAGCCTGGCGCTGGTGGAAGTCAACTTCACCGCCGATTACCTCGACTACATGGCCGAGTGGGCGCGGCGCATCGAGGGCGAGATCATCACCAGTGACCGTCCGGGCGAAAACATCTTCCTGTTCCGCAAGCCGCTGGGTGTGGTCGCGGGGATCCTGCCGTGGAACTTCCCCTTCTTCCTGATCGCCCGGAAGATGGCGCCAGCACTGGTGACCGGCAACACCATCGTCATCAAGCCCAGCGAGGAGACGCCGAACAACTGCTTCGAGTTCGCAAAACTGGTAGCCGAGACCGACCTGCCCAAGGGCGTGTTCAACGTGGTCTGCGGCAGCGGAGCGGGCGTCGGCAGCGCGCTGACCACCAGCGACAAGATCGACATGATCAGCTTTACCGGCAGCGTCGGCACCGGGCAGCGGATCATGGCCGCCGCGGCGCAGAACGTTACCAAGCTCAACCTGGAACTTGGCGGCAAGGCCCCGGCCATCGTCATGAACGACGCGGACCTGGACCTCGCCGTCTCCGCCATCCGCGCGTCTCGGATCATCAACACCGGGCAGGTCTGCAACTGCGCCGAACGCGTCTATGTGCAGCGCGGCGTCGCGGAGCAGTTCATCGAACGCATCGCCGGCGCCCTGGCCGAAACGCGCTATGGCGACCCGATCGCCCAGGCGGATGTGGAGATGGGCCCGCTGATCAACGAGGCCGGGCTGCGCAAGGTCGAACAGATGGTGCGCACCGCGCAGAGCCAGGGCGCGCAGCTCGTTACAGGAGGCGCCGTCGCGGATCTGGGCAAAGGCTTCCACTACCAGCCGACACTGCTCGCCAACTGTTCGCACGACATGGAAATCATGCGCAAGGAAGTCTTCGGCCCGGTGCTGCCGGTGCAGATCATCGACGACCTGGACGAAGCCATCGCCCTGGCCAACGACTGCGAATACGGCCTGACCTCCTCGATCTATACACGCGATCTCTCGACTGCGATGAAGGCGGCCGCTGGCCTGGACTTCGGCGAGACCTACATCAACCGCGAGAACTTCGAGGCGATGCAGGGCTACCACGCCGGGGTGCGCAAGTCCGGCATCGGCGGTGCGGACGGCAAGCACGGGCTGTACGAGTACACCCATACTCATGCGGTGTACGTGCAGAGCTGA
- a CDS encoding sigma-54-dependent Fis family transcriptional regulator, protein MIARPPSELPTDLSAFVATHFAGRGSNPDRLIAESWYRSVHEHGLDPAQAAAHVQLEHHEIRLHQEEHHDFLAIASQGVEGLSRRLNPAGFAVLLSDRRGITLDARLPGQHSPYADSGLVVGSCWDESLVGTNGIGTGLAAGQPLIIHRDEHFLSSNAMLSCSVAPLFDPQGALLGCLNASCLNSGGPKQAQYLTLQLVSLYARLIENASFRQRYASCAMLTLGGDAGDLGNERLLALDVAGRILGANRAAFLAAGRGSALLGEAVQDVLSMSLDELITLTQGGQRSASLRLAGGPALEVTLRMPAAAPPRARNERGLRVVPAEPTLEQLAGEDSDLQRSVQKLRRVLDRDISLLLTGETGTGKEAFARAIHQASVRAKGPFVALNCAAIPESLIESELFGYRAGTFTGASRQGMKGKLEQANGGTLFLDEIGDMPAHLQTRLLRVLAERELVPLGAATPVSLNVQLVCATHRDLPAMVAAGQFREDLYYRLNGLTVRLPALRDRADRVGLIRRVLQREAGDEPVELTAEAMERLVAYGWPGNVRQLINVLRCAVALADDGVIGLDCLPPEVMAVPAERRSVAQSLGTTRDAAEAAHLQATLEQHGGNVTSAARSLGINRATLYRKLHRYGLAALRK, encoded by the coding sequence ATGATCGCGCGTCCGCCATCAGAGCTTCCAACCGATCTCTCTGCATTCGTTGCCACGCACTTCGCCGGGCGAGGATCTAACCCGGATCGGTTGATTGCCGAATCCTGGTACCGCAGCGTCCACGAGCATGGGCTCGATCCGGCTCAAGCTGCCGCCCATGTTCAGCTCGAGCATCACGAGATCCGTCTGCATCAAGAGGAGCATCATGACTTTCTGGCCATTGCGAGCCAGGGCGTGGAAGGGTTGTCGCGGCGTCTGAACCCTGCGGGGTTTGCGGTGCTGCTCAGTGATCGCCGCGGTATCACGCTCGATGCGCGGTTGCCCGGGCAGCACAGTCCCTACGCGGACTCGGGGCTGGTGGTCGGCAGTTGCTGGGACGAGTCGCTGGTGGGGACCAACGGCATCGGTACGGGGTTGGCCGCGGGCCAGCCGCTGATCATCCACCGGGACGAGCACTTTCTCAGCAGCAACGCCATGTTGAGTTGCTCGGTGGCGCCGCTGTTCGATCCCCAGGGGGCGTTGCTGGGGTGTCTCAATGCCTCGTGCCTCAACAGTGGCGGGCCGAAGCAGGCGCAATATCTGACGCTTCAGCTGGTAAGCCTGTATGCACGGCTCATCGAAAACGCCAGCTTCCGCCAGCGCTATGCCAGTTGCGCCATGCTGACCCTGGGCGGCGATGCCGGTGACCTGGGCAACGAGCGGTTGCTGGCGCTCGATGTGGCGGGCCGGATCCTCGGTGCCAATCGCGCGGCTTTTCTGGCCGCCGGCCGCGGAAGCGCGCTGCTGGGGGAGGCGGTTCAGGACGTCCTGTCGATGTCACTGGATGAGCTGATAACCCTGACCCAGGGTGGCCAGCGCAGCGCATCGTTACGGCTGGCCGGTGGACCGGCGCTGGAGGTCACGCTGCGTATGCCGGCTGCCGCCCCGCCGCGCGCCCGGAACGAGCGCGGCTTGAGGGTCGTTCCGGCAGAGCCGACGCTTGAGCAGTTGGCCGGGGAAGACTCAGACCTGCAACGCTCGGTCCAGAAGCTGCGGCGTGTGCTCGATCGCGATATTTCGCTGTTGCTGACGGGCGAGACGGGCACCGGCAAGGAAGCCTTTGCGCGGGCGATCCATCAGGCCAGCGTGCGCGCCAAGGGGCCCTTCGTTGCGCTCAATTGCGCGGCGATTCCGGAGTCGCTGATCGAGAGCGAGCTGTTCGGCTATCGCGCCGGGACCTTTACCGGCGCCAGCCGTCAGGGGATGAAGGGCAAGCTGGAACAGGCCAACGGCGGGACGCTGTTTCTCGACGAGATCGGCGATATGCCGGCGCACCTGCAGACGCGGTTGTTGCGTGTGCTGGCCGAGCGGGAGCTGGTGCCGCTGGGCGCCGCAACGCCGGTGTCGCTGAATGTGCAGCTGGTGTGCGCGACGCACCGCGACCTGCCGGCGATGGTGGCTGCGGGCCAGTTTCGTGAAGACCTGTATTACCGGCTCAATGGCTTGACGGTCAGGCTGCCCGCCTTGCGCGACCGGGCGGATCGCGTGGGGCTTATCCGTCGCGTTCTGCAACGTGAGGCCGGGGATGAGCCTGTCGAGCTGACTGCCGAGGCGATGGAGCGCCTGGTCGCTTATGGTTGGCCCGGCAACGTGCGCCAGCTGATCAACGTGCTGCGCTGTGCCGTCGCGCTGGCTGACGATGGGGTGATCGGTCTCGATTGCCTGCCGCCGGAGGTCATGGCCGTGCCTGCGGAACGCCGGTCAGTGGCGCAATCGCTGGGGACCACCCGAGACGCTGCCGAAGCGGCCCATTTGCAAGCGACACTGGAGCAGCATGGCGGCAACGTCACGTCGGCCGCTCGTTCCCTCGGCATCAACCGCGCCACCTTATATCGCAAGCTGCATCGTTACGGACTAGCCGCGCTGCGCAAGTGA